The Xenopus laevis strain J_2021 chromosome 5L, Xenopus_laevis_v10.1, whole genome shotgun sequence genome has a segment encoding these proteins:
- the septin2.L gene encoding septin-2A isoform X2, whose amino-acid sequence MSKQQAQFTNPETPGYVGFANLPNQVHRKSVRKGFEFTLMVVGESGLGKSTLINSLFLTDLYPERVVPGAADKIERTVDIEASTVEIEERGVKLRLTVVDTPGYGDAMNCVDCFKPIISYVDNQFERYLHDESGLNRRHIVDNRVHCCFYFISPFGHGLKPLDVEFMKALHNKVNIVPVIAKADTLTLRERERLKRRVLDEIEEHGIKIYQLPDAESDEDEDFKEQTRLLKASIPFTVVGSNQLIEAKGKKVRGRLYPWGVVEVENTEHNDFLKLRTMLITHMQDLQEVTQDLHYENFRSERLKKGVTSKVEHVEVTKDQILQEKEAELRRMQEMITRMQAQMQIQGQSGDAQHL is encoded by the exons ATGTCAAAG caaCAGGCTCAGTTTACCAATCCTGAGACACCAGGGTATGTTGGATTTGCCAACCTTCCAAATCAAGTTCACCGCAAGTCTGTAAGGAAAGGCTTTGAGTTCACTCTAATGGTTGTGG GAGAGTCAGGGCTGGGAAAATCAACTCTGATCAACAGCCTCTTCTTGACAGATCTGTATCCTGAGAGGGTAGTTCCTGGAGCAGCAG ataaaATTGAACGGACAGTGGACATTGAAGCTTCCACTGTAGAAATAGAAGAAAGGGGTGTGAAGCTGCGTCTCACTGTGGTTGACACTCCAGGCTATGGAGATGCCATGAACTGTGTGGATTG tTTTAAACCGATCATCTCTTATGTGGACAACCAGTTTGAGCGTTACCTACATGATGAAAGTGGCTTAAATAGAAGGCACATTGTGGACAATAGAGTCCATTGTTGTTTTTACTTCATCTCTCCTTTTGGACATGG ccTGAAGCCTCTTGATGTGGAGTTTATGAAGGCTTTGCACAATAAGGTCAACATTGTCCCAGTCATTGCCAAAGCGGATACTTTGACATTGCGGGAACGTGAGAGGCTAAAGCGAAGG GTATTGGATGAAATAGAAGAACATGGAATCAAAATCTACCAGCTGCCAGATGCAGAGTCAGATGAAGACGAGGACTTTAAGGAGCAAACAAGACTCTTAAAG gCCAGCATCCCTTTTACAGTTGTTGGTTCCAACCAACTCATTGAAGCTAAGGGTAAAAAGGTGAGAGGCCGATTGTACCCGTGGGGTGTGGTGGAAGTGGAAAACACAGAACACAATGACTTCCTGAAATTGAGGACCATGCTGAT CACACACATGCAGGACCTGCAGGAGGTAACCCAGGATCTGCACTATGAAAACTTCCGCTCAGAACGTCTAAAGAAAGGCGTTACCAG CAAGGTAGAACATGTGGAAGTGACTAAGGACCAGATACTCCAGGAGAAGGAAGCAGAG CTGCGTCGCATGCAGGAAATGATTACGAGGATGCAGGCGCAAATGCAGATCCAAGGTCAAAGTGGAGATGCACAGCACTTGTAA
- the septin2.L gene encoding septin-2A isoform X3 codes for MSKAQFTNPETPGYVGFANLPNQVHRKSVRKGFEFTLMVVGESGLGKSTLINSLFLTDLYPERVVPGAADKIERTVDIEASTVEIEERGVKLRLTVVDTPGYGDAMNCVDCFKPIISYVDNQFERYLHDESGLNRRHIVDNRVHCCFYFISPFGHGLKPLDVEFMKALHNKVNIVPVIAKADTLTLRERERLKRRVLDEIEEHGIKIYQLPDAESDEDEDFKEQTRLLKASIPFTVVGSNQLIEAKGKKVRGRLYPWGVVEVENTEHNDFLKLRTMLITHMQDLQEVTQDLHYENFRSERLKKGVTSSKVEHVEVTKDQILQEKEAELRRMQEMITRMQAQMQIQGQSGDAQHL; via the exons ATGTCAAAG GCTCAGTTTACCAATCCTGAGACACCAGGGTATGTTGGATTTGCCAACCTTCCAAATCAAGTTCACCGCAAGTCTGTAAGGAAAGGCTTTGAGTTCACTCTAATGGTTGTGG GAGAGTCAGGGCTGGGAAAATCAACTCTGATCAACAGCCTCTTCTTGACAGATCTGTATCCTGAGAGGGTAGTTCCTGGAGCAGCAG ataaaATTGAACGGACAGTGGACATTGAAGCTTCCACTGTAGAAATAGAAGAAAGGGGTGTGAAGCTGCGTCTCACTGTGGTTGACACTCCAGGCTATGGAGATGCCATGAACTGTGTGGATTG tTTTAAACCGATCATCTCTTATGTGGACAACCAGTTTGAGCGTTACCTACATGATGAAAGTGGCTTAAATAGAAGGCACATTGTGGACAATAGAGTCCATTGTTGTTTTTACTTCATCTCTCCTTTTGGACATGG ccTGAAGCCTCTTGATGTGGAGTTTATGAAGGCTTTGCACAATAAGGTCAACATTGTCCCAGTCATTGCCAAAGCGGATACTTTGACATTGCGGGAACGTGAGAGGCTAAAGCGAAGG GTATTGGATGAAATAGAAGAACATGGAATCAAAATCTACCAGCTGCCAGATGCAGAGTCAGATGAAGACGAGGACTTTAAGGAGCAAACAAGACTCTTAAAG gCCAGCATCCCTTTTACAGTTGTTGGTTCCAACCAACTCATTGAAGCTAAGGGTAAAAAGGTGAGAGGCCGATTGTACCCGTGGGGTGTGGTGGAAGTGGAAAACACAGAACACAATGACTTCCTGAAATTGAGGACCATGCTGAT CACACACATGCAGGACCTGCAGGAGGTAACCCAGGATCTGCACTATGAAAACTTCCGCTCAGAACGTCTAAAGAAAGGCGTTACCAG CAGCAAGGTAGAACATGTGGAAGTGACTAAGGACCAGATACTCCAGGAGAAGGAAGCAGAG CTGCGTCGCATGCAGGAAATGATTACGAGGATGCAGGCGCAAATGCAGATCCAAGGTCAAAGTGGAGATGCACAGCACTTGTAA
- the septin2.L gene encoding septin-2A isoform X1: MSKQQAQFTNPETPGYVGFANLPNQVHRKSVRKGFEFTLMVVGESGLGKSTLINSLFLTDLYPERVVPGAADKIERTVDIEASTVEIEERGVKLRLTVVDTPGYGDAMNCVDCFKPIISYVDNQFERYLHDESGLNRRHIVDNRVHCCFYFISPFGHGLKPLDVEFMKALHNKVNIVPVIAKADTLTLRERERLKRRVLDEIEEHGIKIYQLPDAESDEDEDFKEQTRLLKASIPFTVVGSNQLIEAKGKKVRGRLYPWGVVEVENTEHNDFLKLRTMLITHMQDLQEVTQDLHYENFRSERLKKGVTSSKVEHVEVTKDQILQEKEAELRRMQEMITRMQAQMQIQGQSGDAQHL; encoded by the exons ATGTCAAAG caaCAGGCTCAGTTTACCAATCCTGAGACACCAGGGTATGTTGGATTTGCCAACCTTCCAAATCAAGTTCACCGCAAGTCTGTAAGGAAAGGCTTTGAGTTCACTCTAATGGTTGTGG GAGAGTCAGGGCTGGGAAAATCAACTCTGATCAACAGCCTCTTCTTGACAGATCTGTATCCTGAGAGGGTAGTTCCTGGAGCAGCAG ataaaATTGAACGGACAGTGGACATTGAAGCTTCCACTGTAGAAATAGAAGAAAGGGGTGTGAAGCTGCGTCTCACTGTGGTTGACACTCCAGGCTATGGAGATGCCATGAACTGTGTGGATTG tTTTAAACCGATCATCTCTTATGTGGACAACCAGTTTGAGCGTTACCTACATGATGAAAGTGGCTTAAATAGAAGGCACATTGTGGACAATAGAGTCCATTGTTGTTTTTACTTCATCTCTCCTTTTGGACATGG ccTGAAGCCTCTTGATGTGGAGTTTATGAAGGCTTTGCACAATAAGGTCAACATTGTCCCAGTCATTGCCAAAGCGGATACTTTGACATTGCGGGAACGTGAGAGGCTAAAGCGAAGG GTATTGGATGAAATAGAAGAACATGGAATCAAAATCTACCAGCTGCCAGATGCAGAGTCAGATGAAGACGAGGACTTTAAGGAGCAAACAAGACTCTTAAAG gCCAGCATCCCTTTTACAGTTGTTGGTTCCAACCAACTCATTGAAGCTAAGGGTAAAAAGGTGAGAGGCCGATTGTACCCGTGGGGTGTGGTGGAAGTGGAAAACACAGAACACAATGACTTCCTGAAATTGAGGACCATGCTGAT CACACACATGCAGGACCTGCAGGAGGTAACCCAGGATCTGCACTATGAAAACTTCCGCTCAGAACGTCTAAAGAAAGGCGTTACCAG CAGCAAGGTAGAACATGTGGAAGTGACTAAGGACCAGATACTCCAGGAGAAGGAAGCAGAG CTGCGTCGCATGCAGGAAATGATTACGAGGATGCAGGCGCAAATGCAGATCCAAGGTCAAAGTGGAGATGCACAGCACTTGTAA